From the genome of Solidesulfovibrio carbinolicus, one region includes:
- a CDS encoding class I SAM-dependent methyltransferase, with translation MDAEAKCREWNVFETDGLCSVCGQKAVFSPIKPGFSLRETRCSSCRASRRTRDLARVVAQLAAGEPARRLPEALPAMMDWRVFEAQAAGPLHDRLRCLPGYVCSEYVPELAQPGACDQSGLRCEDLERLSFPDASFDLVVTQDVFEHVADPWRAFAEVWRVLAPGGRHVFTVPLNEGHPTTARVRFGASGRVDVLPPVHHGDPVRQGGSLVVTDFGDDLPQLLTERGQPTIVASHVAFYKPSEMPGIIDGDLHALYEAAWKAGEKGGFLRYNSVVFLTQKPA, from the coding sequence ATGGACGCGGAAGCGAAATGCCGGGAATGGAACGTCTTCGAGACCGACGGGCTGTGCTCGGTCTGCGGTCAGAAGGCGGTTTTTTCGCCGATCAAGCCCGGTTTCAGCCTGCGCGAGACGCGCTGCTCGTCCTGCCGGGCCAGCCGCCGGACCCGCGATCTGGCCCGGGTGGTGGCCCAGTTGGCCGCCGGCGAGCCGGCCCGACGTCTGCCCGAGGCCCTGCCGGCCATGATGGACTGGCGGGTGTTCGAGGCCCAGGCGGCCGGCCCGCTCCATGACCGCTTGCGCTGCCTGCCGGGCTACGTCTGTTCAGAATATGTGCCCGAGCTGGCCCAGCCCGGGGCCTGCGACCAGTCGGGGCTGCGCTGCGAGGACCTGGAGCGCCTGAGCTTTCCCGACGCGTCCTTCGATCTGGTCGTCACCCAGGACGTGTTCGAGCACGTGGCCGATCCCTGGCGGGCTTTCGCCGAAGTCTGGCGGGTGCTGGCCCCGGGCGGCCGCCATGTCTTTACCGTGCCCTTAAACGAGGGCCATCCCACCACCGCCCGGGTGCGCTTTGGCGCGTCAGGCCGGGTGGACGTGCTGCCGCCGGTGCACCACGGCGATCCGGTGCGCCAGGGCGGGTCGCTGGTGGTGACGGATTTCGGCGACGACCTGCCGCAATTGCTGACCGAGCGCGGCCAGCCCACCATCGTGGCCAGCCATGTGGCCTTCTACAAGCCCTCCGAGATGCCGGGCATCATCGACGGCGACCTCCACGCCCTCTACGAAGCAGCCTGGAAAGCCGGCGAAAAGGGCGGCTTTCTGCGCTACAATTCCGTGGTGTTCCTGACGCAAAAACCGGCCTGA
- a CDS encoding dual CXXC motif small (seleno)protein, which produces MAFFSRIKFEAAPVKGVACPDCGGVLVFERSCLAVMLACRGCGKRHDPARFAAQLGDDMDEVYANVPMDRM; this is translated from the coding sequence ATGGCCTTTTTTTCGCGCATCAAATTCGAGGCCGCCCCGGTCAAGGGCGTCGCCTGCCCGGACTGCGGCGGCGTCCTGGTCTTCGAACGCTCCTGCCTGGCCGTCATGCTGGCCTGCCGGGGCTGCGGCAAACGCCACGATCCGGCCCGCTTCGCCGCCCAGCTCGGCGACGACATGGACGAAGTGTACGCCAATGTGCCGATGGATAGAATGTAG
- a CDS encoding 2-phosphosulfolactate phosphatase: MRIRMLELLTGAAEASGLAVVIDVFRACTVACHALGGGAARILPVDSIEEALALKAALPEAILAGERQCIKPAGFDCGNSPSELDALDLTGRTVIHATSAGTRGIVAAMGSADRVITCSFANMGATARAIAAANPEVVSIVAMGKAGLAPAPEDKLCGMYLANLLQDVPNAFAAIPKFLRGTASAEIFFGDTAIVPEADFDLCLTLDAFDFFIEAVRDDDGRLTLTRRDAPPIPDQPDMPAQA; this comes from the coding sequence GTGCGCATACGGATGTTGGAGCTTTTGACCGGCGCGGCCGAGGCTTCGGGCCTGGCCGTGGTCATCGACGTGTTTCGGGCCTGCACCGTGGCCTGCCACGCCCTGGGCGGCGGCGCGGCGCGCATTCTTCCCGTGGACAGCATCGAGGAAGCCCTGGCGCTAAAGGCTGCCCTTCCCGAGGCCATCCTGGCCGGGGAGCGGCAATGCATAAAGCCCGCCGGCTTTGACTGCGGCAACTCGCCCAGCGAACTGGACGCCTTGGACTTGACCGGGCGCACGGTCATCCACGCCACCAGCGCCGGCACGCGGGGCATTGTCGCGGCCATGGGCAGCGCGGACCGGGTCATCACCTGTTCGTTCGCCAACATGGGGGCCACGGCCCGGGCCATCGCGGCGGCAAACCCCGAGGTCGTCTCCATCGTGGCCATGGGCAAGGCCGGCCTGGCCCCGGCCCCGGAAGACAAGCTGTGCGGCATGTACCTGGCCAACCTGCTCCAGGACGTGCCCAACGCCTTTGCCGCCATCCCCAAATTTTTGCGCGGCACGGCCAGCGCCGAAATATTTTTTGGCGACACGGCCATCGTGCCCGAAGCCGACTTCGACCTGTGCCTGACCCTTGACGCCTTCGACTTTTTCATCGAAGCCGTGCGCGACGACGACGGCCGCCTCACGCTCACCCGTCGCGACGCGCCGCCCATACCGGACCAGCCCGACATGCCGGCCCAAGCCTAA
- the proB gene encoding glutamate 5-kinase: MAQSDWREKRRQVMSQARRVVIKVGSAVLAGPDGVDSLVIASLARQIAELVASGREVLLVSSGAVAAGRAVLGERYDPSFLPHRQAASAIGQSRIMHAYDQEFSRHGRIAAQVLLTRDDLDNRERYLNLRNTLSTLFDLGAVPVINENDSVAISELVYGDNDCLAGLLVGTVGADLFVNLTSARGVFAENPDENPAAKPMECIDNIADLDLDAMCGAKTTLGTGGMYSKLLSARRVAQLGVPTLILAGREDGALAQAFGDEGVGTFIVSGCKPITRRKFWLAYHHEPQGTLTVDDGAVRALKDKGKSLLPAGIVDVAGEFPVGSMVRVAAVSGEVVALGLCNYASGDLRKIMGLKSTRIAQVLGEAAYEEAVHRDNLLLDPAI; the protein is encoded by the coding sequence ATGGCCCAGAGCGACTGGCGCGAGAAGCGCCGGCAAGTCATGTCCCAGGCCCGCCGGGTGGTCATCAAGGTCGGCAGCGCCGTCCTGGCCGGCCCGGACGGCGTGGATTCCCTGGTCATCGCCTCCCTGGCCCGGCAGATCGCCGAACTGGTGGCCTCGGGGCGCGAAGTGCTGCTGGTTTCCAGCGGCGCGGTGGCCGCCGGCCGGGCCGTGCTGGGCGAGCGCTACGATCCGTCGTTTCTGCCCCACCGGCAGGCCGCCTCGGCCATCGGCCAAAGCCGCATCATGCACGCCTATGACCAGGAATTTTCCCGCCACGGCCGCATCGCCGCCCAGGTGCTTTTAACCCGCGACGACCTGGACAACCGCGAGCGCTACCTCAATCTGCGCAACACCCTGTCCACGCTTTTTGATCTCGGCGCGGTGCCGGTCATCAACGAAAACGATTCGGTGGCCATCTCCGAGCTGGTCTACGGCGACAACGACTGCCTGGCCGGCCTGCTCGTGGGCACGGTGGGGGCCGACCTGTTCGTCAACCTGACCTCGGCCCGGGGCGTGTTCGCCGAGAACCCGGACGAGAATCCGGCCGCCAAGCCCATGGAATGCATCGACAACATCGCCGATCTCGACCTCGACGCCATGTGCGGGGCCAAGACCACGCTGGGCACCGGCGGCATGTATTCCAAGCTGCTCTCGGCCCGGCGCGTGGCCCAGCTCGGCGTGCCGACCCTGATCCTGGCCGGCCGCGAGGACGGGGCGCTGGCCCAGGCCTTTGGCGACGAGGGCGTGGGCACGTTTATCGTCTCGGGCTGCAAGCCCATCACCCGGCGCAAGTTCTGGCTGGCCTACCACCACGAGCCCCAAGGCACGCTCACCGTGGATGACGGCGCGGTGCGGGCGCTTAAGGACAAGGGCAAAAGCCTGCTGCCGGCCGGCATCGTGGACGTGGCCGGGGAGTTCCCGGTGGGCTCCATGGTGCGGGTGGCGGCGGTGTCCGGCGAAGTCGTGGCCCTGGGGCTGTGCAACTACGCTTCCGGTGATCTGCGCAAGATCATGGGCCTCAAGAGCACGCGCATCGCCCAGGTGCTCGGCGAAGCCGCCTACGAAGAAGCCGTGCACCGCGACAACCTGCTTCTCGACCCGGCCATCTAG
- a CDS encoding HD-GYP domain-containing protein — MLRKASMQEEQFFAVSPMMIFPQTLGRFRVFIRQAGRFVLYAAENEQFTPRHRQKLHDAGVTEVFIRGEQRPDFNHYIEKHLPQILTDEKIPVPERAKVLYGTAESVVRDVFETRLPKGLGKREYSRVVSLVERALEFLASNESLRAIAALTSHDYSVHTHNVQVFVYTAAMLQTMKVDEYTMVQAGIGALLHDIGKTRVPHEILSKPGPLTPDERLVINTHPVKGVALCQEAGLTPTAMQGILLHHERVDGSGYPGGLTDTLIPDHVKVLTVADVYDALTSKRPYAEALPPFQALRLMREEMSNHFDMDAFKRLVLILSDAKMV; from the coding sequence ATGTTGCGCAAGGCGTCGATGCAGGAAGAGCAGTTTTTCGCGGTCTCGCCCATGATGATCTTCCCCCAGACCCTGGGGCGATTTCGGGTCTTCATCCGCCAGGCCGGCCGGTTCGTGCTCTACGCCGCCGAAAACGAACAATTCACCCCGCGCCACCGCCAAAAGCTCCACGACGCCGGCGTCACCGAAGTCTTCATCCGGGGCGAACAGCGCCCGGATTTCAACCACTATATTGAAAAGCACCTGCCGCAGATCCTCACCGACGAGAAAATCCCCGTGCCCGAGCGGGCCAAGGTACTCTACGGCACGGCCGAGTCCGTGGTGCGCGACGTGTTCGAAACCCGCCTGCCCAAGGGCCTGGGCAAGCGCGAATACTCCCGGGTCGTCAGCCTGGTGGAACGCGCCCTGGAATTTCTGGCCTCCAACGAATCCTTGCGGGCCATCGCCGCCCTGACCTCCCACGATTATTCGGTGCATACCCACAACGTGCAGGTCTTCGTCTATACCGCCGCCATGCTGCAAACCATGAAGGTTGACGAGTACACCATGGTCCAGGCCGGCATCGGCGCGCTGCTCCACGACATCGGCAAGACCCGGGTGCCCCATGAAATCCTGTCCAAACCCGGGCCGCTGACCCCGGACGAACGGCTGGTCATCAACACCCACCCCGTCAAGGGCGTGGCTCTGTGCCAGGAAGCCGGGCTGACCCCCACGGCCATGCAGGGCATCCTCCTGCACCACGAACGCGTGGACGGCTCGGGTTACCCGGGCGGCCTCACCGACACGCTTATCCCCGACCACGTCAAGGTGCTGACCGTGGCCGATGTCTACGACGCGCTCACCAGCAAACGGCCCTACGCCGAGGCCCTGCCGCCCTTCCAGGCGCTGCGCCTCATGCGCGAAGAGATGTCCAACCACTTCGACATGGACGCCTTCAAGCGTCTGGTGCTCATTTTAAGCGACGCCAAGATGGTGTAA